In a genomic window of Brassica rapa cultivar Chiifu-401-42 chromosome A10, CAAS_Brap_v3.01, whole genome shotgun sequence:
- the LOC103846929 gene encoding UDP-glycosyltransferase 76C1, giving the protein MEKRNKTRVILFPLPLQGCINPMLQLAKILFSRGFSITIIHTLFNAPKSSDHPLFTFLQIPDGLSESQTQSRDVLLQLTLLNNNCENPLRECLTKLIKGSGTEEGGEISCLIDDSGWVFTQSVADSFNLPRFVLCAYKFTFFLRHLLVPQLRREGFLPFPDSEAEDSVPTFQPLRKKDLARIMGNKDQAEPLDDYLFKILETTKPASGLIVMSCEELDRDSLSESHKVFTFPIYPIGPPHIHDVPASSSSLFEPDQSCIPWLNTRETRSVIYVSLGSIVTITESQFLEIACGLRQTNLSFLWVVRPGSVQGRDWIESLPSGFMDGKGKIVKWAPQLDVLAHRATGGFLTHNGWNSTLESICEGVPMISLPFVWDQLLNARFVSDVWRIGIHLEGRIERREIERAVTRLMVEPEGEEIRERVNVLRDEVRRSVQRGGSSSRYLDELVDRITSF; this is encoded by the exons ATGGAGAAACGTAACAAGACACGAGTGATTCTCTTCCCTCTACCATTACAAGGATGCATAAACCCTATGCTTCAGCTAGCAAAGATCCTATTCTCGAGAGGCTTCTCAATCACGATCATCCACACGCTCTTCAACGCGCCTAAATCTTCAGACCACCCTCTCTTCACTTTCCTACAGATCCCCGACGGTTTGTCCGAATCTCAGACGCAGTCTCGCGATGTCCTGCTTCAGCTCACGCTCCTCAACAACAACTGCGAGAACCCGTTACGTGAGTGTTTGACTAAACTCATCAAAGGTTCAGGAACAGAGGAAGGTGGTGAGATCAGCTGTTTGATCGATGACTCCGGGTGGGTTTTCACGCAGTCCGTCGCGGATAGTTTCAATCTCCCGAGATTCGTCCTCTGTGCGTATAAGTTCACGTTCTTTCTCCGACATCTGCTTGTCCCTCAGCTTCGCCGTGAAGGGTTTCTTCCGTTTCCAG ATTCCGAAGCAGAGGACTCTGTTCCGACGTTTCAACCGCTTCGAAAGAAAGATCTCGCGAGAATCATGGGAAACAAAGATCAGGCTGAGCCGCTGGATGATTACTTGTTCAAGATACTCGAGACGACGAAGCCAGCTTCGGGGCTCATAGTCATGTCCTGCGAAGAGCTCGACAGAGATTCGCTTTCCGAGTCCCACAAAGTCTTCACCTTTCCTATATACCCTATTGGCCCACCTCACATCCATGACGTCCCAGCTTCGTCTAGCAGCTTGTTCGAACCGGACCAGAGCTGCATTCCTTGGTTAAATACGCGCGAAACGAGATCAGTTATCTACGTGAGCTTAGGGAGTATAGTGACAATCACCGAGTCTCAGTTCTTGGAGATTGCTTGCGGCTTAAGGCAAACCAACCTATCTTTCTTGTGGGTTGTTAGGCCTGGTTCGGTCCAGGGCAGAGACTGGATCGAGTCATTACCATCAGGGTTCATGGACGGGAAGGGAAAGATAGTGAAATGGGCACCGCAGCTAGATGTTCTCGCGCATAGAGCTACGGGTGGGTTTTTGACTCATAATGGATGGAACTCGACGCTAGAGAGTATATGCGAAGGTGTTCCTATGATCAGCTTGCCTTTTGTGTGGGACCAGTTACTTAACGCGAGGTTCGTTAGCGATGTGTGGAGGATAGGGATTCACTTGGAAGGTCGcatagagagaagagaaatcGAGAGAGCTGTGACAAGACTAATGGTTGAACCTGAAGGAGAAGAGATTCGAGAGAGAGTTAATGTGTTGCGAGATGAAGTAAGAAGATCTGTTCAACGAGGAGGCTCGTCATCTCGGTATCTAGATGAGCTGGTTGATCGTATTACATCATTTTAG